The following are encoded together in the bacterium genome:
- a CDS encoding serine protease yields MFVNAIKIASKAMFPIFRVEQVTSSQMIVNVAGTGFFISSNGNFISVAHVFDNTTNNPKYFYFGKLPTDLQSPPIEIEEIIRDDSNDIYIGRVKKKTDTFFRLSSKLVDIGRTICIGGYPLAQITNNSQGGLELMGVRRYFQPSFILDYIKANSDNGAGKIRLHDGFIVRDIGLFGMSGGPVFDTTGTLVGIQGSVMPPRQSTGANGRTISVENAVVIRSNLVLDFIKHRGIRIN; encoded by the coding sequence ATGTTTGTAAATGCTATAAAAATTGCAAGTAAGGCAATGTTTCCAATATTTCGCGTAGAGCAAGTTACATCTTCGCAAATGATAGTTAATGTGGCGGGTACCGGTTTTTTTATAAGTTCTAATGGTAATTTTATTTCTGTTGCACATGTTTTTGATAATACTACCAATAATCCGAAATATTTTTATTTTGGAAAGCTACCAACAGATTTACAAAGTCCACCTATAGAAATTGAGGAAATTATTAGAGATGATTCAAATGATATTTATATTGGCAGAGTTAAGAAAAAAACGGATACTTTTTTTCGATTATCATCAAAATTAGTTGATATTGGAAGAACTATTTGTATTGGGGGGTATCCTTTAGCTCAAATTACTAACAATAGTCAGGGTGGATTAGAACTTATGGGGGTTAGAAGATACTTTCAGCCATCTTTTATTTTAGATTATATAAAAGCTAATTCAGATAATGGTGCAGGAAAAATTCGTCTTCATGATGGTTTTATTGTAAGAGATATTGGACTGTTTGGAATGAGCGGTGGTCCGGTATTTGATACAACTGGAACTTTAGTAGGTATTCAGGGATCTGTCATGCCTCCACGTCAAAGTACTGGAGCGAATGGACGAACTATTTCTGTTGAAAATGCGGTAGTTATAAGAAGTAATTTAGTCTTGGATTTTATTAAACATAGAGGAATTAGGATAAATTAA
- a CDS encoding cupin domain-containing protein, whose protein sequence is MKGFRANIEKATLENNNFRKVLYTGKHSQLVLMSLKPQEEIGMEAHPDNDQFFRFEKGQGKVIIDGNEYDVRDGTVIVVPAGANHNVINISGVEDLKLYTIYSPAHHKDGIVRATKAEADGPEFDGKTTE, encoded by the coding sequence ATGAAAGGATTTAGAGCGAATATCGAAAAAGCCACCTTGGAAAACAATAATTTTCGCAAGGTGCTATATACCGGAAAGCACAGCCAGTTGGTGCTGATGTCTTTGAAACCGCAGGAAGAAATCGGCATGGAAGCGCATCCGGACAACGATCAGTTCTTTCGTTTTGAAAAAGGACAAGGCAAGGTGATCATTGATGGAAACGAATATGATGTTCGCGACGGCACGGTGATCGTGGTGCCGGCCGGAGCAAATCATAATGTGATCAATATTTCCGGCGTGGAAGATCTGAAGCTTTATACTATTTATTCGCCGGCGCACCACAAAGATGGAATTGTCCGCGCGACCAAAGCGGAAGCCGATGGTCCGGAATTTGACGGAAAAACGACTGAATAA
- a CDS encoding nuclease-related domain-containing protein: MQFLKKQAEKFDKKAEKILILIVLVSFLVGYFIGKNNSLDSLYGFFIAGIFLGIVSMLLVLQRDKFVKKSRDYSKGFQGEKYFKEFLDQNKSFCGFEYIDDIKLEYGNADFLIVNDNGVFCIEVKNTTGKITYDVKKDSLLCNFKLFDKDYLKQVKRNSVFIRNIIKEKINEFQYVHPVLVFSGLGSNLETGEKIGDVYVLRPEELLILLKQNINQKLNKELQGKIIKLMREYKESKR, encoded by the coding sequence ATGCAATTTCTTAAAAAGCAGGCTGAAAAATTTGACAAAAAGGCGGAAAAAATATTGATACTTATTGTTCTCGTTTCTTTTTTAGTTGGTTATTTTATTGGAAAAAATAATTCTTTAGATAGTTTGTATGGTTTCTTTATAGCTGGAATTTTCTTGGGAATAGTATCTATGCTTTTAGTTTTACAAAGAGATAAATTTGTAAAAAAATCTAGGGATTATAGTAAAGGTTTTCAGGGAGAAAAATATTTTAAGGAATTTTTAGATCAGAACAAGAGTTTTTGTGGTTTTGAATACATTGATGATATAAAATTAGAGTATGGCAATGCCGATTTTTTAATTGTGAACGATAATGGAGTTTTTTGTATTGAAGTAAAAAATACTACAGGGAAAATAACTTATGATGTTAAAAAAGATAGTTTGCTTTGTAACTTTAAACTTTTTGACAAGGATTATTTAAAGCAGGTTAAACGAAATTCTGTATTTATTCGTAATATTATCAAGGAAAAAATTAATGAATTTCAATATGTTCATCCGGTTTTAGTATTCTCAGGTCTTGGATCTAATTTGGAAACAGGTGAAAAAATAGGAGATGTTTATGTCTTGAGACCAGAAGAATTATTGATATTATTAAAGCAAAACATAAATCAAAAACTGAATAAAGAATTACAAGGTAAAATTATAAAATTGATGCGGGAATATAAAGAGTCGAAAAGATAA
- a CDS encoding ABC transporter ATP-binding protein, protein MENPLIYLLRKMWQYSGNNRRTVILYILFSAFATLLGSLDAVIIGIFLNTIQTEGVRKESLPHLLFLLGLLPVLEIVFWAFHGTSRVKENRNAFFVRTNYKNYLLQGTMALPMEWHTDHHSGDTIDKIEKGTGALFNFSERTYEMIQTFILLTIAFIVMFFFDPFAGGAALVFSLFTFYVIGLFDKKLIPGYIQVNRIENTISAKIFDALSNVTSVIILRVEPLILKSIDGFIKKPYERYNKNIKLNEWKWFFASILGRLTVVLVIGIYLYTHIAAGTILAGTVYILYSYTNQIRETFFRFAFLYNDIVRYRASVTNTEELSNDFRGAALLEEKHLPKTWSGLAIKNLSFSYHARDGADLHLDDINLKIKKGERVALIGESGGGKSTFLRLMRDLYHPKTLTLVIDGKEAPGGFSEISDSISLIPQDPEIFATTIRENITLGVEYTDQHIQAFTDMARFTEVFEKLPKGLESSIVEKGVNLSGGEKQRLALARGLLASVDKEIVLLDEPTSSVDFQNELAVYQNIFSAFSRKTIISSIHRLHLLSLFDTVYFFEGGKIIAHGSFGELKKKSSEFQKLWKKYIRTRDASGS, encoded by the coding sequence ATGGAAAATCCGTTAATCTATCTTCTCCGCAAAATGTGGCAATATTCCGGCAATAATCGCCGAACTGTAATTTTGTATATTTTGTTTTCTGCTTTTGCCACTCTCCTCGGTTCTCTTGATGCGGTGATCATCGGCATATTCTTAAATACAATACAGACTGAGGGAGTGCGCAAAGAGAGTTTGCCCCATTTGCTTTTTTTATTGGGACTTTTGCCGGTTCTTGAAATCGTATTTTGGGCATTTCATGGAACATCCCGCGTAAAAGAGAATCGGAATGCTTTTTTTGTCAGGACTAATTATAAGAATTATCTTCTGCAGGGTACGATGGCGCTCCCGATGGAATGGCATACGGATCATCATTCCGGCGATACGATAGACAAGATAGAGAAAGGAACGGGAGCTCTTTTTAATTTTTCCGAAAGAACTTATGAGATGATACAGACGTTCATTCTTTTGACAATAGCTTTTATTGTCATGTTCTTTTTCGATCCGTTCGCGGGCGGCGCGGCTTTGGTGTTCAGTTTGTTTACTTTTTATGTCATCGGTTTGTTCGATAAAAAGCTTATACCCGGCTATATACAGGTAAACCGGATAGAGAATACCATTTCCGCTAAAATTTTTGACGCTTTAAGCAATGTGACTTCGGTGATCATTCTCCGGGTTGAGCCTCTTATTTTGAAATCTATCGATGGTTTTATTAAAAAGCCGTATGAGCGATATAATAAAAATATCAAATTAAATGAATGGAAATGGTTTTTTGCTTCCATTTTGGGAAGGCTTACAGTTGTTCTTGTTATCGGCATATATCTTTATACTCATATAGCTGCAGGCACGATCCTAGCCGGAACAGTTTATATTCTTTATAGTTATACAAATCAGATACGGGAAACTTTTTTTAGATTCGCTTTTCTTTACAATGATATTGTCCGCTATCGCGCCTCGGTGACCAACACCGAAGAATTATCCAATGATTTTCGGGGTGCGGCTTTATTGGAGGAAAAACATTTGCCTAAAACTTGGTCGGGATTGGCGATAAAAAATCTGTCTTTTTCTTATCATGCCCGGGATGGGGCGGATCTGCACTTGGATGATATAAATCTGAAGATTAAGAAAGGCGAACGTGTTGCATTGATCGGGGAAAGCGGGGGAGGCAAGAGCACTTTTCTCAGACTTATGCGGGATCTATATCATCCTAAAACGCTTACGCTTGTCATAGACGGAAAAGAAGCTCCAGGAGGGTTCAGTGAGATCAGTGATTCGATCTCTCTTATTCCCCAGGATCCGGAAATATTTGCGACGACTATACGGGAAAATATTACGCTTGGGGTTGAATATACCGATCAGCACATACAGGCATTTACCGACATGGCGCGTTTTACGGAGGTTTTTGAGAAACTGCCGAAAGGCCTCGAGTCTTCGATCGTGGAAAAAGGCGTGAATCTGAGCGGCGGAGAGAAACAGCGCCTGGCGCTGGCGCGCGGTCTTCTGGCCTCGGTCGATAAAGAAATAGTGCTACTGGATGAGCCGACAAGCAGTGTAGATTTTCAAAATGAACTTGCAGTTTATCAGAATATTTTTTCCGCTTTTTCGAGAAAAACGATCATTTCTTCCATTCACCGGCTTCATTTGCTTTCTTTGTTCGATACTGTTTATTTCTTTGAAGGCGGCAAGATCATAGCGCATGGATCTTTTGGCGAACTTAAGAAAAAATCTTCCGAATTCCAGAAGTTATGGAAAAAATATATCCGAACAAGAGATGCTTCGGGGTCATAA
- the ftsE gene encoding cell division ATP-binding protein FtsE — protein MIIFQAVTKNYMNDVMSLEDINLTIDRGEFVSIVGQSGAGKTTLLKLMIMEEKPTKGEIFFDKLMLSKIKRSSLPTLRRNIGMVFQDFKLINTKTVFENVAFVLEVLGKTEIEINKSVSTALDIVGIKEKDSCFPHQLSGGEQQRVAIARAIVHHPIILIADEPTGNLDVLNGWEIVKLLVKINELGTTVILATHNREIVNSLNKRVVTLDKGRIVQDQATNGKYII, from the coding sequence ATGATTATTTTTCAGGCGGTTACGAAAAATTACATGAATGATGTCATGTCTCTCGAAGACATCAACCTGACGATTGATCGCGGGGAGTTTGTTTCAATTGTCGGTCAATCGGGAGCGGGAAAAACTACGCTTCTCAAATTGATGATTATGGAAGAGAAGCCGACAAAGGGAGAAATATTTTTCGACAAGCTGATGCTAAGCAAGATCAAGAGATCGTCCTTACCGACATTGAGGCGCAATATCGGGATGGTTTTCCAGGATTTTAAATTAATAAACACAAAAACTGTGTTTGAAAACGTGGCTTTTGTGCTGGAGGTTCTCGGCAAAACGGAAATAGAAATAAATAAAAGCGTTTCAACCGCTCTCGATATTGTCGGCATAAAAGAAAAAGACAGCTGTTTTCCTCATCAATTGTCAGGCGGCGAGCAGCAAAGGGTGGCGATCGCGCGCGCGATCGTGCATCATCCGATCATTTTGATCGCGGACGAACCGACGGGAAATCTCGACGTCTTGAACGGATGGGAGATCGTCAAGCTTCTGGTCAAGATCAATGAGCTGGGAACGACGGTTATTCTCGCCACTCATAATCGGGAGATAGTGAACTCTCTGAATAAGCGGGTAGTCACTCTGGATAAAGGAAGAATTGTGCAAGACCAGGCGACGAATGGAAAATATATAATATAG
- a CDS encoding NUDIX domain-containing protein, with translation MPKERFKLIPTSHLILIKDGKILLSRRFNTGYEDGNYSVVAGHLDGNETFIEAMVREAKEEAGIDIEAKDLEVMHVMHRKSPPEERIDFFIKANKWQGEPKIMEPDKCDDLKWFPVNDLPANTIPYIRQAVDRVNKKIFYSEFGW, from the coding sequence ATGCCAAAGGAAAGATTTAAATTAATACCAACTTCCCATTTGATTTTAATTAAAGACGGAAAGATCTTGCTTTCGCGGCGGTTTAATACCGGATACGAAGACGGGAATTATAGCGTGGTGGCCGGACATTTGGACGGGAATGAAACTTTTATCGAAGCAATGGTGCGGGAAGCAAAAGAAGAAGCGGGGATTGATATAGAAGCTAAAGATTTGGAAGTGATGCACGTAATGCATCGAAAATCGCCGCCGGAAGAGCGAATTGATTTTTTTATTAAAGCGAATAAATGGCAGGGCGAGCCGAAAATTATGGAGCCGGACAAATGTGATGATTTGAAATGGTTTCCGGTCAACGATCTTCCGGCCAATACGATTCCGTATATTAGGCAGGCAGTTGATAGGGTTAATAAGAAAATTTTTTATAGCGAATTCGGGTGGTAA
- a CDS encoding DUF1648 domain-containing protein produces MKKTQSIMWGIILLSFVVGIALYQAMPEKMATHWNAAGEVNGYMPKIFGLFFVPYLLLFLLGLFLLIPKIDPLKSNIEKFRKYYDGFVVFLLVFLFYVHALTLAWNLGIRFNMTTALLPAMGLLFYYLGVMMEKAKRNWFIGIRTPWTLSSDRVWDKTHKLGAKLYKAAGVVALFAILFGKYAIFLLIIPIIFSSVYLFLYSYWEYRKEAGNHFVK; encoded by the coding sequence ATGAAAAAAACACAATCAATCATGTGGGGAATAATTTTGCTTTCTTTTGTCGTGGGAATCGCGCTTTATCAGGCGATGCCGGAAAAAATGGCTACGCACTGGAACGCGGCCGGCGAAGTCAATGGCTATATGCCGAAAATTTTTGGTTTATTTTTCGTGCCTTATCTTTTGCTTTTTTTGCTCGGACTTTTTCTTTTGATCCCAAAAATAGATCCTTTGAAATCCAATATTGAGAAATTCCGGAAATATTACGACGGGTTTGTTGTTTTTTTGCTGGTATTTTTGTTTTATGTTCACGCCTTAACTCTCGCATGGAATTTGGGAATTAGATTTAATATGACTACGGCGCTTTTGCCGGCTATGGGCTTGCTGTTTTATTATCTTGGAGTTATGATGGAGAAGGCCAAGAGGAACTGGTTTATCGGCATCAGGACGCCCTGGACGCTGTCGAGCGACAGGGTATGGGATAAAACGCATAAGCTCGGAGCGAAACTTTATAAAGCGGCGGGAGTAGTGGCATTGTTTGCGATTTTATTTGGAAAATACGCGATATTCTTATTGATCATTCCGATAATTTTTTCCAGTGTTTACTTGTTTCTGTATTCGTATTGGGAATACAGGAAAGAAGCGGGAAATCATTTCGTTAAATAA
- the prfB gene encoding peptide chain release factor 2: MEEILSQIKAFQKRLGDLAIILNLPKLKAEIVGLGLDTEDQGFWQDQAKAKETLKKIEFSKKEVSGFENLKTELEELEELIALVKETPDKDLEKDIKKRFASVQKEFQAFEFKTLFKEKYDSSSAIMAIHAGAGGSDAQDWAEMLLRMYLRFFEKMGFSAKVIDESRGKEAGVKSAVIDVSGPYAYGYLRSEAGVHRLVRISPFNADAMRHTSFALVEVLPEIGEIAEIKIDPKDLKIDTFKSSGPGGQYVNKTESAIRLTHIPSGLVVASQSERSQAQNREVAMKILRAKLHQKYLEARQAEKKKIRGEFKSAEWGNQIRSYVLHPYKMVKDHRTGHETSDTIKVLDGDIIDFIEAYLRYSSKK, translated from the coding sequence ATGGAAGAAATTTTATCTCAGATCAAGGCATTTCAAAAAAGACTTGGCGATTTGGCGATTATTCTTAATCTTCCTAAACTAAAAGCGGAGATCGTCGGATTAGGGCTGGATACGGAGGATCAGGGTTTTTGGCAAGACCAGGCGAAAGCGAAAGAAACATTGAAAAAAATCGAATTTTCGAAAAAAGAAGTAAGCGGTTTTGAAAATTTAAAAACCGAGCTCGAGGAACTTGAGGAATTAATCGCTTTGGTCAAAGAAACGCCGGATAAAGATCTGGAAAAAGATATTAAAAAACGTTTCGCGAGCGTTCAAAAAGAATTTCAGGCTTTTGAATTTAAGACATTGTTCAAGGAAAAATATGATTCATCCTCGGCGATCATGGCGATCCATGCCGGAGCCGGAGGATCAGACGCGCAGGATTGGGCCGAAATGCTTCTTCGAATGTATTTGCGGTTTTTTGAAAAAATGGGATTTTCAGCGAAAGTTATTGACGAGAGCAGGGGAAAAGAGGCGGGGGTCAAAAGCGCGGTAATTGATGTTAGTGGGCCTTACGCTTATGGATATTTGCGTTCGGAAGCCGGAGTGCATCGCTTGGTCAGGATTTCTCCTTTTAACGCGGATGCGATGCGGCACACATCGTTTGCCCTGGTTGAGGTTTTGCCGGAGATCGGAGAGATCGCGGAAATAAAGATCGACCCCAAAGATCTCAAAATAGATACTTTTAAATCTTCCGGTCCGGGCGGACAGTATGTGAACAAGACCGAATCGGCAATCCGGCTTACGCATATTCCTTCTGGTCTGGTGGTGGCGTCGCAGAGTGAAAGAAGCCAGGCGCAAAACAGGGAAGTGGCGATGAAGATCTTGCGTGCCAAACTGCATCAAAAATATCTGGAAGCTCGTCAGGCGGAAAAGAAAAAAATTCGCGGAGAGTTCAAGTCCGCCGAGTGGGGAAATCAGATCCGAAGCTACGTCTTGCATCCTTATAAAATGGTCAAAGATCATCGCACGGGGCACGAAACATCCGATACGATAAAAGTATTAGACGGAGATATAATTGATTTTATCGAAGCGTATTTGCGTTATAGCAGTAAAAAATAA
- a CDS encoding metal-dependent hydrolase, whose translation MNFFSHIFWTWAVFKTLKEKLKKPLNLKLAVFWGVFPDLFAFAIPIAWLIIELMFGKISISDLPGPEKIEPPQQNFNSILLLVSTLYSFSHSFVILLAVAIVWTAILYFKRKIPATSVSQILPIEMGGWILHILIDIPTHSSAFYSTPFLWPISDFKINGLSWGTPWFLALNYLVIFIVYFAYLRKKKASA comes from the coding sequence ATGAATTTTTTCTCGCATATATTTTGGACTTGGGCAGTATTTAAAACCCTAAAAGAAAAACTTAAAAAACCGCTGAATCTTAAATTGGCGGTATTCTGGGGAGTATTTCCCGATCTTTTCGCTTTTGCTATTCCTATCGCCTGGCTTATAATTGAATTAATGTTCGGGAAAATTTCAATTTCGGATCTGCCGGGTCCGGAAAAAATCGAGCCGCCTCAACAAAACTTCAATTCTATCTTATTGCTTGTCTCAACGCTTTATTCTTTCAGCCATAGCTTTGTTATTCTTCTTGCCGTCGCTATAGTTTGGACGGCAATACTTTATTTTAAACGAAAAATTCCCGCCACCTCCGTTTCACAAATTTTACCGATTGAAATGGGCGGCTGGATACTCCATATTTTAATTGATATTCCCACTCATTCTTCAGCATTCTATTCAACCCCATTTCTTTGGCCGATCTCTGATTTTAAAATTAACGGCCTGTCGTGGGGCACGCCGTGGTTTTTAGCGTTAAATTATCTCGTAATTTTTATCGTTTACTTTGCATATTTAAGAAAGAAAAAAGCAAGCGCATAA
- a CDS encoding LysE family transporter — translation MPYLAEFITVVVVHLLAVMSPGPDFAMISRNSLVYSRKTGTYSAVGLALGILVHVTYSLVGIGFIISKSIVLFSIIKFLGAGYLIFIGYKSLKAKPHKLSADQLSEKNNMDKFAAIKMGFLTNALNPKATLFFLSLFTQVISKETPLLIQVFYGLEMVTMTFIWFSIVASVLSHSLVQEKFASVHHRIEKFFGVILIALGIKVALSNSR, via the coding sequence ATGCCATATTTAGCGGAATTTATAACCGTTGTAGTAGTCCATCTTTTGGCAGTGATGAGTCCCGGCCCTGATTTTGCCATGATCAGCCGGAATAGTTTGGTGTATTCAAGAAAAACCGGAACATACTCGGCAGTCGGATTGGCTTTGGGTATCTTGGTTCATGTGACGTATTCTTTGGTTGGAATCGGTTTTATTATTTCCAAATCAATCGTTTTATTTTCGATTATAAAATTTCTCGGCGCGGGTTATTTGATATTTATCGGTTATAAATCTTTAAAAGCAAAACCGCATAAATTAAGCGCGGATCAATTATCGGAAAAAAATAATATGGACAAATTCGCCGCGATCAAAATGGGATTTTTAACCAATGCCTTGAATCCCAAAGCGACTTTGTTTTTCTTGAGTTTATTTACTCAGGTCATCAGCAAAGAAACGCCTTTATTGATCCAAGTATTTTACGGCCTGGAAATGGTCACGATGACTTTTATTTGGTTTTCAATAGTGGCGTCCGTTTTATCTCATAGCTTGGTGCAAGAAAAATTTGCCTCAGTGCATCATAGGATCGAAAAATTTTTCGGCGTGATATTGATCGCATTGGGGATCAAAGTCGCCCTATCGAATTCACGATAA
- a CDS encoding alpha/beta hydrolase: protein MNKKRVFIIHGWEAVPESNWFPWLKEELEKQNIDVAVPMMPNTYHPIFSEWLAHLKKNIGTPDKNTYLVGHSLGVITILRFLELLPLGQKIGGVVLVAGFPEPIGYDEIKSFFVTPLDYEKIKNSAEKFIAINSDDDPYVPLRNGEILRDKLGAELIIVPNGNHLNEGAGFTELPVVLESLLKIYAKGKI from the coding sequence ATGAATAAAAAACGGGTTTTTATCATCCATGGATGGGAAGCGGTGCCGGAATCAAATTGGTTTCCTTGGCTCAAGGAAGAACTGGAAAAGCAAAATATTGACGTGGCGGTTCCAATGATGCCGAATACTTATCATCCGATTTTTTCTGAGTGGCTGGCGCATCTCAAGAAAAACATCGGCACGCCGGATAAGAATACTTATTTAGTCGGCCATAGTCTTGGTGTTATTACTATCCTTAGATTTCTTGAATTACTTCCTTTAGGACAAAAAATTGGAGGAGTTGTGCTTGTCGCAGGATTTCCGGAGCCGATAGGATATGATGAGATAAAAAGTTTTTTTGTTACGCCTCTTGATTATGAAAAGATCAAGAATTCCGCGGAAAAATTTATTGCCATTAATTCCGACGATGATCCTTATGTACCTTTGCGGAACGGCGAAATTTTAAGAGATAAATTAGGCGCGGAGCTTATCATAGTGCCAAATGGCAATCACCTCAATGAAGGCGCGGGGTTTACAGAGTTGCCTGTAGTTTTAGAAAGTTTATTAAAAATTTATGCCAAAGGAAAGATTTAA
- a CDS encoding permease-like cell division protein FtsX: MFFTKLKRVFKTAIVNFWRNGSINIATTGIMTVTLLSISILVILSFLGNSLVENFKTKIDISVYFISEAPEADILKVKDEVAALPEVREVFYTSKDEAWNNFKAQYSDNSVISQGIGELDENPLFASLSVKAKNIDQYGKINEFLTDPRFKDTIKKVSFDENEIQINKLSLITKTAQKDGAIIILVFVIISLFVVFNAIRLTMYNYKQEVKIMNLVGAGKWYIQLPFIIEGALYGVIGSFLSILILAGMIFLTKEVKNIEGFLYGGSLAGFFQGSLTEYFKHNFLLIFGIQLVVGVAIGVLSSLIALRKYMKI, encoded by the coding sequence ATGTTTTTTACAAAATTAAAAAGAGTTTTTAAAACCGCTATCGTTAATTTTTGGCGCAATGGCTCGATAAATATTGCCACGACCGGCATTATGACCGTCACTCTTTTGTCGATCAGTATTTTGGTTATTCTGTCATTTTTAGGGAACAGTTTGGTTGAAAATTTCAAGACCAAGATCGATATCAGCGTTTATTTTATTTCCGAAGCTCCGGAGGCGGATATTTTAAAAGTTAAAGACGAGGTAGCCGCTTTGCCGGAAGTAAGGGAGGTTTTTTATACATCAAAAGACGAAGCCTGGAATAATTTCAAGGCGCAGTATTCGGATAATTCGGTTATCAGCCAAGGCATCGGAGAACTGGACGAAAATCCGCTTTTTGCCAGCTTAAGCGTTAAGGCAAAAAATATCGATCAATATGGAAAAATCAATGAATTTCTTACCGATCCGCGTTTCAAAGACACGATCAAGAAAGTCAGCTTTGACGAGAATGAAATACAAATTAATAAGTTATCGTTGATTACCAAGACTGCCCAGAAAGACGGAGCAATAATTATTTTGGTTTTTGTGATTATCTCGCTTTTCGTGGTTTTTAACGCGATCAGGCTTACGATGTATAATTATAAGCAGGAGGTAAAAATCATGAATTTAGTGGGAGCGGGGAAGTGGTATATTCAGCTGCCTTTTATAATTGAAGGGGCTCTTTATGGCGTAATAGGAAGTTTTCTCTCCATATTGATTCTTGCGGGTATGATCTTTTTGACAAAAGAAGTGAAAAATATTGAAGGTTTTCTGTATGGCGGTTCATTGGCCGGTTTTTTCCAGGGTTCTTTGACTGAATATTTTAAACATAATTTCTTGCTTATTTTCGGGATACAGCTGGTAGTGGGTGTGGCGATCGGGGTTTTGAGCAGTTTGATCGCCTTGCGGAAGTATATGAAAATATAA